From one Mya arenaria isolate MELC-2E11 chromosome 4, ASM2691426v1 genomic stretch:
- the LOC128231136 gene encoding uncharacterized protein LOC128231136 → MIRTLSRKLAAAGRLSKVNQMTARCFSSPSDTYSDEDFGKSYTQDSPTEYSHFQCSVLGRVGTDPKEVMSKQGRPFCAFAVGVKRGGTDWHQILTFNTSRIKYTMDNIVVGDRVLVTGTLLPGNEDQQHAVISENIVRLQRGKKGQKLEAERAEQALQQEERE, encoded by the exons CTTGCTGCTGCTGGCAGACTGAGCAAAGTGAACCAGATGACTGCTCGATGTTTCTCTTCACCGTCTGACACATACTCTGATGAAGATTTTGGCAAATCTTACACTCAGGATAGCCCAACAGAGTACT CCCATTTCCAGTGCAGTGTTCTGGGCAGGGTTGGCACAGATCCAAAAGAGGTGATGTCAAAACAGGGTCGCCCATTTTGTGCCTTCGCAGTTGGGGTAAAGAGAG GTGGGACAGACTGGCACCAGATTTTAACATTCAACACATCAAGAATAAAGTATACAATGGACAATATTGTTGTTGG GGACAGAGTGCTGGTCACGGGAACGTTGTTGCCGGGTAACGAGGACCAGCAACATGCTGTAATCTCTG AAAACATTGTGAGACTTCAGCGCGGAAAGAAAGGCCAAAAGCTGGAAGCAGAAAGGGCTGAACAAGCTTTGCAGCAGGAAGAAAGAGAGTAA